The genomic DNA CACATGTAACACGGCGCGTTCATCCTGAAATTTCACTTCGCGTTTGGTCGGATGCACGTTGACATCAACCGTATGCGGAGGCACGGTCAGGAACAAAACACCAAGCGGAAACCGCCCGGCCGGGAGCAACTCACCATAACCGCGACTCAAAGCAAATGACAACGGCTGGCTTTTTACCAACCGGCGGTTGACGAAGAAATACTGACCTGTGCGAGTATTTTTGTTGCGTTCTGGGGGAGCGACAACCCCATGTACCGCTATCCCGCTTTCTTCAAACAGTGATCGCTCATTCTCTGAGACAAGAATGAGATCCTGCGCCCATTCCTTACCGAGCACCGCTCGTACGCGCGGAAGCAAGGTCTCCTGGGGAATCGCATCAAAGGCAACACGCTGATCCCAGGTAAAGGTGAAATGCAAATCAGGGCGCGACAGTGCCAGTCCGATCATCATCTCTTCAATCTGACTGCCTTCAGCAGTGGGTGACTTCAGAAAGGCACGACGAGGAGGTGTATTGAAAAACACATGTCGCGTGGTCACTCGCGTGCCAACCGGACCCGCTGCAGGACTCACCTCGATGTCTACCCCACCGGTCACACGCACGCGTGTGGCTTCATTCGCGTCCGCTCTGCGGCTGAGAATTTCCAAATGGGTAATGGCAGCGATACTCGCTAACCCTTCGCCACGAAATCCCAACGTCGAGAGCGCAAAGAGTTCCTCACTCTTGGTTATTTTACTCGTTGCATGACGGTGAACGGCGAGTTGAGCATCCTCTGGACTCATGCCTTCGCCGTCATCTTGCACGACAATCTCGTCGACTCCCCCTTTGGTGATGCTCACAGAGATCGAATACGCTCCCGCATCAATGGCATTCTCGACTAACTCTTTGACAATCGACGCCGGGCGTTCAATGACTTCGCCAGCGCGGATCTGTTCGATGGTCTGTGCGTCGAGTAGATGAATACGGCCCATGGCGGAGAGTAAAACGTAAAACGTAAAGAATAACCACCCCACCTTCCCCTTACGTTTTACGCTGTACGTTTTACGAACTCCGACTAAAGAGCCCCAACTGCGCTGGATCAGCCGAAACGCGCGTTCCCCCTCGACGTCTTGGCGGACGAATCAGATCTACTCCCTTCTCTTCTAGCCCCTTCAAGATTTCCTCGGCGCGTTCGACCACACTGCGAGGGAGCCCAGCCAGTTTTGCAACATGAATGCCGTAGGACTGATCCGCTGCACCAGCAATGACTTTATAGAGAAAGATGACCTCGCCTTTCCACTCACGCACCGCAAAGGTGAAATTCTCCACCCCCGGAAGCAGACTGTGCGGCTCAGTTAACTCGTGAAAGTGTGAGGCAAATAG from Deltaproteobacteria bacterium includes the following:
- the mutL gene encoding DNA mismatch repair endonuclease MutL, translated to MGWLFFTFYVLLSAMGRIHLLDAQTIEQIRAGEVIERPASIVKELVENAIDAGAYSISVSITKGGVDEIVVQDDGEGMSPEDAQLAVHRHATSKITKSEELFALSTLGFRGEGLASIAAITHLEILSRRADANEATRVRVTGGVDIEVSPAAGPVGTRVTTRHVFFNTPPRRAFLKSPTAEGSQIEEMMIGLALSRPDLHFTFTWDQRVAFDAIPQETLLPRVRAVLGKEWAQDLILVSENERSLFEESGIAVHGVVAPPERNKNTRTGQYFFVNRRLVKSQPLSFALSRGYGELLPAGRFPLGVLFLTVPPHTVDVNVHPTKREVKFQDERAVLHVLVHHVRNALDQSNLFKTVAPATVAVPNVNAPSVAAVPMMPHVTSIAVSPDIPLPDPADYPRRPTSQPSPLPLIEPPLRMVTKPPEQPPIQPVPLKPATQPVLWIRPDGTEFQIVGQSHGLFVIVEVEGELWIVDQHAAHERVIYEQVLASLQRRQTDSQPLLLPITFELVPAARVALEESFGYLATLGFDIRPFGGNTYQVQATPTYFRASDTPDLLIELAQARAEGRSDNSLEAKQEDLAARIACKVKSVKAGQSLTADAMKQLVSSLLACKSPFVCPHGRPTMVRLPVQQLAVQFDRR